The Verrucomicrobium spinosum DSM 4136 = JCM 18804 genome includes a region encoding these proteins:
- a CDS encoding response regulator transcription factor, with the protein MRLLFIEDATRLRKTVARALTRLGHAVDEASSAEEGAQLAELAAYDAVILDIMLPGQSGLELLATWRQQQVDTPVLLLTALDSVEDRVRGLVTGADDYLIKPFAIIELAARLEALVRRRHGKPDSRIRVGPLEIDFAARTVSRLGNPVTLTAREFALLDCLARHPGQIFSREQIEARLYSETDSPLSNAVDTAVYSLRRKLSPPGVPQLIHTRRGLGYLLDPDAASPSSSS; encoded by the coding sequence ATGCGCCTGCTCTTCATTGAAGACGCCACCCGATTGCGCAAGACCGTGGCCCGGGCGCTCACCCGCCTGGGCCATGCTGTTGATGAAGCCTCCTCCGCGGAGGAGGGTGCTCAACTGGCAGAACTGGCCGCGTATGATGCCGTGATCCTTGACATCATGCTGCCCGGTCAGTCCGGCCTGGAGCTCCTGGCCACATGGCGCCAACAGCAGGTGGACACACCCGTGCTCCTTCTGACGGCGCTCGACAGCGTGGAGGACCGGGTGCGGGGTCTGGTCACGGGAGCGGATGATTATCTCATCAAACCCTTTGCCATCATCGAGTTGGCAGCGCGCCTTGAGGCCCTCGTGAGACGCCGTCACGGCAAGCCTGACTCCAGGATCCGGGTCGGTCCGCTGGAAATCGATTTCGCAGCCCGCACCGTGAGCCGGCTGGGCAATCCAGTCACGCTGACCGCGCGGGAGTTTGCCCTCCTGGATTGCCTGGCCAGACATCCGGGACAGATCTTCAGCCGCGAACAGATCGAAGCCCGCCTATACAGTGAAACGGACAGTCCTCTGAGCAATGCGGTGGATACAGCCGTGTATTCGCTGCGGCGGAAGCTCTCTCCGCCAGGTGTACCCCAGCTTATCCACACCCGCAGGGGTCTCGGCTACTTGCTGGATCCAGATGCCGCCTCTCCGTCCTCGTCATCATGA
- a CDS encoding sensor histidine kinase, with product MTSLLTRLTLALCVAAVVLLPAGGGLIYFTAERLLLRNFDAVLAAKADALVTTSEMERRKLEIDLEVQEFAGFGSAAGGDYFEFRTPSGSLLARSPSLRRDRLPSLPEPLTRKPLNGYLTLPDGRPGRALWLAVPVKSRDQPDGASLVELGVASDSTALGETLHTLGMVVASTAAMGMLVGLIVMRSVVRRSLRPVTDLAREVQEIPVDDPARTLDATTLPTELAPVGRRVNDLLTRAREAIERERRFSSHAAHELRTPLAELRAIIELMAEWPDERTTEQFEEAQKVLKGLEQLLQKLTLLSRAEAGRQPVHLQPVDPAGLGEGAVERFRGSAELRGLTLLLKPESGHLQSDPVIWDAIANNLLENAVSHAPAGATITIKSSAEQLAVSNPAPGLSSADLPHLMERFWRKPSRHGEGEGIISHSGLGLSLVAIYARLLGTTATAELQPGGFLTIRVPWSRATRLGSTPQC from the coding sequence ATGACCTCACTCCTTACACGCCTTACGCTGGCTCTCTGCGTTGCGGCCGTCGTCCTCCTGCCAGCGGGGGGGGGGCTCATCTATTTCACCGCTGAACGGCTGCTCTTGCGCAATTTCGACGCCGTCCTTGCCGCCAAGGCCGATGCTCTGGTGACGACATCTGAGATGGAGCGACGCAAGCTGGAGATCGATCTGGAAGTGCAGGAGTTTGCTGGCTTTGGCTCCGCTGCCGGGGGCGACTACTTCGAATTTCGTACTCCCAGTGGCAGCCTGCTGGCGCGCTCCCCTTCCCTGCGTCGTGACCGCCTGCCTTCTCTGCCGGAGCCCCTGACGCGCAAACCTCTGAATGGATACCTCACTCTCCCCGATGGACGCCCTGGCAGGGCCCTCTGGCTGGCCGTCCCCGTAAAGTCCCGAGATCAGCCCGACGGGGCCAGCCTGGTGGAACTGGGAGTGGCCAGTGACAGCACCGCCCTGGGCGAGACCTTGCATACTCTCGGCATGGTGGTCGCCAGCACGGCCGCCATGGGAATGCTCGTGGGACTGATTGTGATGCGCAGCGTGGTGCGGAGAAGCCTGCGGCCGGTAACAGATCTTGCCAGGGAGGTTCAGGAAATACCGGTCGATGACCCCGCCCGCACCCTGGATGCCACCACGCTGCCGACAGAGCTGGCTCCCGTGGGCCGGAGGGTGAATGACCTGCTCACCCGCGCCCGCGAGGCGATTGAACGCGAGCGCCGGTTCAGCAGCCATGCGGCTCATGAGCTGCGCACTCCTCTCGCGGAACTGCGGGCCATCATCGAACTCATGGCAGAGTGGCCCGATGAGCGGACCACGGAGCAATTTGAAGAAGCTCAAAAGGTACTCAAAGGGCTCGAGCAATTGCTGCAGAAGCTCACCCTGCTCTCCCGCGCTGAAGCAGGTCGGCAGCCTGTGCACCTGCAGCCCGTGGATCCAGCAGGGTTGGGCGAGGGAGCCGTGGAGCGCTTTAGAGGGTCCGCGGAATTGCGCGGGCTCACCCTTTTATTGAAACCGGAATCCGGCCATCTGCAGTCTGATCCGGTGATCTGGGATGCTATCGCCAATAATCTGCTGGAGAATGCCGTTTCCCATGCCCCCGCTGGTGCGACCATTACCATAAAATCTTCTGCGGAACAGCTGGCGGTTTCCAATCCTGCCCCCGGGCTCTCCAGTGCGGATCTGCCTCATTTGATGGAGCGATTCTGGAGAAAGCCTTCCCGGCACGGTGAGGGGGAGGGAATCATCAGCCACTCCGGGCTCGGGCTCTCCCTGGTGGCGATCTACGCCCGATTGCTGGGAACCACGGCGACAGCAGAATTACAGCCCGGGGGATTCCTTACCATCAGGGTGCCGTGGTCGCGGGCGACCAGACTGGGCAGCACACCCCAATGCTGA